The sequence attaaaaaaaataaaatatgttattttatacataatatttttaatttatttttaagttcaaaattgatttaagttaaaacaatttaaaacaatttaaattattatgaaaccgGATAATGTGtgatatttacaatacaaaaataaaagcgCCAACAATAGACAACTTTTTCAACTTGAAAACCAATTAACCAAATATATTTGCAATGAATTACTTAGGTAGTTTAAATCATTACATAGATCATAGAGTATAAACAATGATTAAATTCGACAAACAATGTATTTTGCTTTCATATGAAATGCGCATTATATTTAAGGTTCAACTTCAaccttttacaataaattataaaatttctatttCCTAAGAATGATTTTAACATTGACAATAATTGGGTTggcacgatttttttttaattttaaaagcacaCCACTGTGCCTTACCCTATCAAATTGCTAAaccaaattgatttttttcttaggCCAAGACACCGGGTTTTAAAAATGTCACATgatacttaaaatgtaaaaaaaatgtaagaactATTGCCAgtctgtgtatatttttataccacgtacattataataataagttgtcAAAACctccaaaataaattgtaacaattaatattatataatattacgtattgttTTAGTTGTTTCCACACCCCATGAAAAGTTAAACGTCGCAGCACTCCCAATAGTCGGTAGTTCGGCACCCATGctttcgtataattatatttccacacatctatctatctatatatatatattatataataatctaaccTGATTTTGGAGACGAAGGAAACCGGTTTTAAACGCCTCTGACCTTATCGCTTcctctcataataataattattatacatattatatatatttgtttgtttgttattattattattattaattatttatttgtttgcacTTGCATTTTTCTAttcgaaatatatattattcattgaacaaataatttattgttacattttttcTACCTTATctctattttatgataaaaagaataaaatttacCACTCCAGTGGTTGAATTCATAATGTAGGATGTATAATTTTCAGAAATTAGCAATAACAATAACtacaatatgtaattatattatattatttgtatagccAAAAAATTgtcatatgtttttaaattaaattataaaaaaataatttcttaggAAGTTCGTGCAGCTAGtctgataggtatattattgaagtttaaatttgggatttaatttaaaacatcgaCAAACACAACACAAATGACAAATCTTTATAAGGCGGTATTGCCGGTAttcatgtacctattatacaagAATTTTTgcacattttgtttttgaacaataactttactatacattttctaTCTTTTCCCATACCGATTGTACGGACATTTTACACAACCCTTCAAATACATAAGACTATTCTCGTTCATTTTCGTTTCCAAACGCCAAAATGTTGACAACTGTTCAtcttaactatattaatttcgctatttaatatcataattcataatatatatttccacGATAGGGGTCCGGCTTTGTATAATCCAACCATGCTTCGTTTCcagtataggtatattcaaCCCATTCTCGTTTGGTTTATTTTCACCACCACACAATACATTTCTATACTAATAATTCTAATGGTAGGAAAAAAAGTacgaattagaatattttaaataaaacttataatataatatctctatatgatattttactatataaacttctataatcactctgtataaaaaataatatgttagtttggtgtaaaaaaccaaaaataaaattataaaatctattattcccttaatataacacatttatagacttataagttatagtttatagtgtttatacctaatatacgttAAGTTGCTGCGGAAAACCGCAGATAAAATGatgataaagttaataaaaacgataatttttggtttttagtttttacctgcGGGATCGGCAGTagattatacacacatatatacatatatagattatagacggTTAGAGTGtgatataattaagtaaaatacagCGAtctattgtatagtataattattatattagtatagtatGGTGCAGTAGGTCAGTCTCAGTATAGGTGTGAGTGTGTGGTAGACGAAGACAGCGTACGTTATTaaacagattttattttattttttaatggaaattttaaaatctaataaaggAAACATGAAAATTGCGTAATATGAaagttttttatacataaatattattatttcttcattattaatattattataactgtactAGTTTtggggaaaataaaataaaactagaagattttttaaaagctatagctcaaaatattaagttaaataaagcTTAAAGTTTtatagatacaatatttttatttgtgcttTCCCCTCCCCCCCTGAGACTTTTTTTCTGTTCCCCATAATTAGTAATTCTTATCTTTTAAGTTTGTTACATTATGCATTATCTGTGAGTTGTTTATCTTCCGAAAAGTTTATTAACTGTTAGTCTATGACCTAGTCAGGTACTGAAGTACATCATTATAGAGTCTATATACATGTCCCGACCaggaattgaaaaatatcgGGACTGTGTAGTGAAAACCGGTAGTGTCCTGGCGAAATCGGGACGAATAGCAACCCTATTATAGACATTAAAGTTAGTTAATCCATCCAAATAAGTCAAAGAAGATAATATGACTTATTTCGTATTTGTAATCATACTATTGtcgagaataatttattatcgacaGTATATTGTACCGTTTGACCGATGTCagtaatatcaaattttacTTTGATCCGACTATTTAATTGCAAATGTTGTTGGTACTATGAACCCGCGAACAAATTATGAGTATTTTGTGAACCTGAATCTAGTAAACGCGACATACTAATTACCATGATTAACCAACTAAGTTAGCTAATCGTgctaattactatttaatttcttatctaataatttaataactgcgAATGATAACAGCACTCGTTTACCACCAATCGTTAGATTTCACCTTTAAACATATTGatacgattttttaatttataagttaattgaCTTAATTGTTTTTTCTCTTCAATCATTGCTGTAATAGTGATATATCATGTAAACATAAAGTATGTGCTTCAATGCTTGAATTaaaacctttttattattatataccttaatatacaaatatacaatcaaaTTACATTCCCGAGTGATACCATACATAGTTGGTAAGCAGTTTAATTATGATTCATGTGTTGTATATACATACTTGACATTTGTATTATCCGAATCACCAAATCATCGCCACTTAAAGAcaaattattgtctattgagTTTGAGTAGGTATCATCGATCACGTTATTTTTATGCATCAGTATTCCAAAATGTCATGAAATTATAACAATTCACAATACAAGTCTAAAATTGTTGGCGTGGCTACTGGCTAGTCGTAGAGGagcaacaaatttattttaacctacCACACTATTTATACCCGTTCTGGccgttttaatcaaaattttggGCGTCATGCGTTAGGGCGAgtgattttaaaacattgtaatgTATTTAGGATTATGCtacgttttttttaatacccttagatgctgtattttatttttcctctCATTTTAACAGACTTAGGACTTGGTGTCTTGCAGAATTTCCTTACGTAGTATCTTATTTAGTCTTGCATGTAAGTTTTCGGCTTTCCTTTTGATAGCTGTTCTAAACTTCTATCACAGTGAACACCTAAATTATGATCAGTAGTTGGTTCGtgatcatgtatattattattttaaaaagatagtATTTTATCGATAGTAGAATTACTAGAATTCAGTATTTACTAAAGCATTCTCAGTACATTTTCTGTTAGTACATCTAAAACGAAGAGCCATTTTTCAAGTGGTTAaattcactaaaaatataattttcaattaaaatgcatcatttatttcgttttgtattcaaaatatattcaatttgaatttttaaatccataTTCCAATATTTGACATGAACTcacaaacactataatatacaagttcACGTTTCCAATGTTCAAGCAaactaatatttgaaaatactatACTAGTTTCCCGACCTGCATATAAGACTGTGCCATATTTATGTTGATATAAAATTccctataaattgtatataatgattTTGTCTTAATCTTtacaattttatcttttataatattgtcttgcTTAAACTCGACCAAACACATTACTTTTATTATGCGGGTAAAAAAGCAATTCGCCCAAACGCAAACCGCACCaaaatttgacaaatattatcGCTCGTTTTGATTCTGACATACATAAtcgttacttttattatatacattaaactattaaattaaatcttcaCCAACTGAAACGACATTGAAGTACCTTCGTATTTTCAAACTCAGCCACACGATAAGTTATTTTCTCTAcctctttttaatttatcaacttGATTGCAGTCTTTTCACTTTTCCAGACACCTTCAACTTTTTCTCAGTGAAATACTTGATGTCGCatcaatttatttcaaaattttcaacgtaatttaaaaaccatagCACTTgccacttattattaaatatgctttTAATTGACGGGgccttaattttttaatacggCAGAAATACGGatgattcaatttttattttacagttacttaCACTTATGAGTATTGCACAGATATTTCTTTCGTTCGGATATTTTTTCCTGGGATATTTTgaactgtatatttttttcttgaatattATAGATCCAGATATTTATGCTGGTGACCGTAGAGATAGATgacataaataacttataagaaaaGAGCATGGTCAAACTATTTGGTAACCACTGTTCACTAAtcactactataatataaagagGGTTGGAAGTGGTGATCTGTTGTCTCCATCcaacacacatattatttaatataaacgtgTCTTATTCACTAATTGTCCTATTTGCAACGTACAGAATGTTAGAATACCGATCAATGATCAATCAAGTTATACGATTAGAATTTTGAAAACAGATTTAAATTCATCGTAAAGTCTTCTTTAGTACAACTTTAATTACTACATTTTTGATATCTTCCTTAATATATAGTTCTAAGCAcagtataatatcgtatattataacctcaaatcattatataaatttactagtataataataaaatagattattataggtaggtacgacatatataatataaacataattattatttatttttacaattacacaaatacattataacttataagcaatattattattgaattaaattatttagatttatgaaATATCGTAACATTGAACATGTGATGTACTGATGTTTTATCTGTAATGTCCTCCGCCGTCCCCGGAGGTGTAAAATATCGTGGACGGcgctcgttaaaaaaaaaaagataaaatatttctctATAACCACACCACGTTCCTCCCACTTAATGAACTAATAACAACATCATATTACGTCCGAACTCCGAGGTCCGAACACtaaaagataataatgattTCAACGCTTTTATGATagccactatttttttttacattaatatttttatttatttatttttacacatgttcttgtattttaaatggaaaaagATAATTCCAAAGGTAACCAGCTACGGATTTGTAAATgctacaaaattttttttattattttgttcttgaatatattttaaagttatgtacttaaattgtttggtcttttttgtttttcagaaGTCATTGAGTCCACGACCACGAGTCTTCTCAATGAATCAGTTCATCTGGACAAGGCAATCGAAATGGTCGGTAAGtcggtttaaaattaataaaaatatatttaaacttgtaataattatatgaattgaaccatatacattttatttttattcacatacGCGATTATGTCACAAGTGTGGtgccggtatatatatattttataggttttggTCGAGAGTACATCTATTCTTActgataggtacctacctactatagtttataagtatatagctACTGATTGTGCATGTTATCTCGAATActcaacacatttttataacgtCGTagtcctatttttttttcacaaatatttatgacatattattttatgttatatacttatatgtatcaTGTTCGTCGATCACACACAGTCGTAtggaaaagtaaaattattttgaacaacatCGCACAAAAGTCAgcaaattaaatagaataaatattctaaaatagtttaaaacctTTAGAGAGTAGGAACTTAATACTAAGTTACCAtcagtttcaaaatattttccaaaattaatACGAACCacgattattattcaatatttgtatatttgtatttacaatgaaggatataaataaatgtatttaaatgaaaaataatattatacttttactttttaaatacgttattgcataatatacctacttcagGATATCACCGGTTGCAGGTGAtgctactaataataataaatatttagatatattccAACAACTAGCGTCAATTATACTCAACTACCGCGACAGCAGATGTGCTTATACGAGTAACATAATAGTATCGCCAGTAACGCCTACACAAATTAAAAAGATCATTACACTTAAAATAACCAATATGAATGTGTGTGGGCATGTGTATGTTCGTGTTTTGAAATGTTGAAAGTTGATTTTCAATATCATCATGGTACCTCAGTGTAGTCCGAATAACagtatagtacctaatattatacgcaatatAGATTATTAgcttagatatatgtatatttagtaCACGACacgttggtatattattatgtacgatgtgtttaatataatatacatatatatatattatagtaatattaagtattataactaataattattaattctaaatttatacCTTTCCTCCACCGACCCCACCCAtaagaatattatgattaatattatgatattattttcttatcgcTTTCAAATTTCGACTACTTACATATACTTATTTCTattgaaatataagtaaatattttaattaataaaagttatgcgtatattatgtacctatatcagCTATCACTTACTATGATATGATGACGAGGGAAGttcagacaaaaataataaaatatacaaaaataaatataggtaaattttataGCTGAATTATATTTGTTgctttataactattttagatatattaaaaatagaaaataacataaaataattaatttggtatTATGGAtagatagtaaaattaatagatgATGTGCAATTTTGTTGCCGAAATTCATCATTATACGATATTACgcgtataaattacaaattcgttaatattaatattaattgttaaaaaaaataacaaaatgcatctaaatattatgtattaataatacagtattattgagaagtatttttaatttttagtttttaagcagagtgaaaatttattaatttcacaataattataggtgtttttgtttctatttttattaacgtTCGGGAGCAGAAAAAATGCTTGaatctttaaatttgatgatgttagtctttagtaaaaattatattcagttATTTTTAGTTGAGTTTTTCTTTTATCGGTAATTATGTAGAAAATTCCtaacatgttttaaaaaaattgggaaaaactatattatctttaatttattcgaaatattataatgttgaaaataatttttttttacctttgtacagaaattatgtatttaaaaatgtattagaatttaaaaatgtgttaagatattttgatcataaaatattaaactatattatgtgtaaaaataaaaataaatttaataacacatttttacacCAACAGGTTTtggatattttcattattatatactattcatTTGTGGATCACTTTACATAGCAGTTGCCTTTAGCGTAACGtcaatatcatttattataccaTCAGCTCAATGTGATTTTCACATGACTTCTTCTCATAAAGGCTTTCTAAATGGAGCAATGatgataggtaaatatttaatttaaaattaaactgttttattcaattatattgttttttttttattttaggaatGTTAATAGGATCCTTTATTTGGGGTTATGTGGCAGACTCTAAAGGCCGAAGATTTACTTTGATAATTTGTATGTTAATGGATGGtctttttaacatattatctaGCGTGTCGcagatatattcaatatttttaatctgtaGACTTTTAAGTGGATTTGGGTACaccaaatagatttttattcaattttaacacatttatttatattataaattatcaaatggtTGTTACAGAGTATCCGGTTCAACAGCACTCTTTTCATATCTTGTAGAATTTCTGAATATCAAATACCGAGAAAAATTTTTATCTTGGATGGAAATGTTCTGGACAAGTGGCATGATATTACTTCcgtgtaaaaatttattttattttgtaatttatatcattgttatcttataattatacaacagCCATTAGTAGTAGGTATTGAAATAGGACTACGTATTGCAACTTGCAAGTTACTTTGAATAAGTATTAGATTTACTATATAATTGCCTACATCAAACCCCTTAAAAAGCTAGTGTAGCGATGTATtacatttagtaaaataaataagtaatataactaaatattgttGCAATGTAGTAATtaacaacatttatataatagctgtgcacataatatgtataaaatcttgttattttttaatggtaatttaatattgatgaatCAATCATAAATGATGATCTATGTTTAATTATCTGAATTACCTGAtcggtaattagtaattaactaaataatctaattaatacaactattcaaataatattgtaagtttttatttatttttatttttaatttcaggtGTAGCATGGATAATTATACCACAGACATTTAGAATCGAAAACGAATACATTTTGTTCAAATCGTGGAATTTGTTTGTAATTATGTGTTCACTTCCCAGTATAACATTagcatttttattaatgaaaatgcCGGAAAGTCCTAAGTTTTTACTTTCTCAGGGTAAACATAAAGAAACAATTAATTGCTTGAAATTTGTTCACAGATGGAATAGTAACTCGGGTGATAAATTTCCTGTAagcttaaatttcaatatttcttcggtgtaaaattttactttttaacaaatattgattatacatattattacttatatatttttatttgtatggtTTTTAGGTGTCCTCGATAATAATGCCAAGttctaataacaaattaaataatggttTCTTTGATGGACTTTATAAGAGTACAATAGATTTGTTtacatcaaaattcaaaattatagctATAGTTACATGCATAATACACTTTTGCGCTACTACCAGGTAACAATAATTggaacatataatatgtaaatgggtaattatacaattttaataaaaaatcatgtGTTCAGGGTTTGCTAACTCTATGCTATATTATGTGCAGTTACTATATGCTAATACTATGGTTCCCAGAATTGATGAATAGATTTCGTTGGTATGAAACATATTCAGATTTCCAAAATAAAACATCTATGTGCGAAATTGTATCCATGTACAAAGTTGGACCAGAAGTTAATGATTTAAAGTGTGATGATCACATTGACCAATCGGTCTACATGAACATCATGATCATTGGCATTGCTTGCATACCTACGAGCCTCGTTGTTCCACTATTTATCAATAAACTTGGACTCAGATTTTTTACAggttattgaaaattgaaaatttttacctattcatattaaatatacatttttaattgtgttaatGGTATatcaaagtattattaataacgttactattaatataacgtaaagttgatttaattttcgccgaaaacattgaatattgcatttattatattattcatattaagtaatatttaataataatataagtaataataataataaatataatttatacctacctaccatattatcatattatttttattaacttttaaattaataacacttaAACGTAAATCAGTTTGAATGGATTCATGGTATAATtaggtaatatcttaaaattaatttacaaattttgaaatatcattacacaaagtaataaattaaaaatataggtaggtacctaaaaattttaagttcggTCCCTCTGAGTATGATTAAAAGTAGTCAGTCTATGCCCTATGGTCTGATACTCTgatctaaaattctaaacatTCTAAACATAGGGTTTGACCATAAGCACAATTTGAGGGGGCTTGGGGGATAAGCTCCCCCTTCCCCCcaaaaaatagtttgtttataTCCCCTTCCACCTTTATATATCTCAGGGAGCATACACATACAGTACATACgtgcaaattataatagccccTCCCcaagtttaaaatacaaatttcgcCTATGATGGGTTTAACACAACTGCTTTCTATAATTCAATAACCAATTGATCAAGAGATAGTAAAACgtttcataacaataaatttttggttttcaaaACACTGttgataatatgtacctattttgttttaaattctaattgcatctgttctatattttaaattctatggaAAACGTAGAATACtagaatatattggttttacaattgttttttcCAATGatcaattgttttaaaagtttcaaataacACTATCAATTGGAACTTGAGACTAAATTGTAAATGGCataatgtcaatatattatcaataaataaacatttttattttatttttatctagttGTAAGCTTCTTTGGATCCAGTATTTCTGCAGcatggttatattttattacttcttCAATGGAGAATATGGTGTTATCTTCAATATTTGAAGCTTTTTCTAGTATTGGTATTAGCTTAACATATTGTATTACTGTTGAATTATTTCCAACAGAATACaggtaaaatatacttaaaataatttataatttgttctaGTAGTATGaattcttaattatattttgtcatttttaaggGGCATGGCTGCATCTATAGGAACTATGTTTGGTAAAATAGGTGCACTTTTGGGCAATATTCTTATTGGAATTTTTATTGATGCCCATTGTATAGTTCCAATATTTGTCTCAAGCTCATTTTTAATAAGTGAGTACAAATATGTTATAGTAGTCAATAATTTGAGTTAATTAGatattcataattcattatcTTACTAcgttaataaaagtaaatactatacacatattaaCACTCTTTGCATACACTGTAGTAAGAAATAAGaacagtacattataatatcatatttacgtTTAAACTAGTGTACACCGCAATGGCGTAATCTACACTTTAAATGAATCGATTGCAGAAACGTCACgagttaatactaaaaaatgtaatgttggATACCTATCTAATtgatcaaaattgtataatataaataatttaaaaaaaaattatttaagaatgaatatttattaaaacattccaTACAccaattatatatcatttttgtgtaaaaataattgaatgtgcGCTTTTTATTGACTTTCAAAGATTTATGACTCATGATgatgtttttcaaattaacgaaaatatagcaaacaaaaaattattttaacacagagaaaattattttattaaggatTATATAGGTttctattattacattataacagTAATACATTTATGGGCACCCTTTAGAAGAGCGTGATAGGGCTCAATATATAGGGCCCcccttgaaaaaataatattaacttataatttaataaatatttccattatattattGCCTAAAACGAC is a genomic window of Rhopalosiphum padi isolate XX-2018 chromosome 4, ASM2088224v1, whole genome shotgun sequence containing:
- the LOC132930502 gene encoding synaptic vesicle glycoprotein 2C-like isoform X1, which produces MEKDNSKEVIESTTTSLLNESVHLDKAIEMVGFGYFHYYILFICGSLYIAVAFSVTSISFIIPSAQCDFHMTSSHKGFLNGAMMIGMLIGSFIWGYVADSKGRRFTLIICMLMDGLFNILSSVSQIYSIFLICRLLSGFGVSGSTALFSYLVEFLNIKYREKFLSWMEMFWTSGMILLPCVAWIIIPQTFRIENEYILFKSWNLFVIMCSLPSITLAFLLMKMPESPKFLLSQGKHKETINCLKFVHRWNSNSGDKFPVSSIIMPSSNNKLNNGFFDGLYKSTIDLFTSKFKIIAIVTCIIHFCATTSYYMLILWFPELMNRFRWYETYSDFQNKTSMCEIVSMYKVGPEVNDLKCDDHIDQSVYMNIMIIGIACIPTSLVVPLFINKLGLRFFTVVSFFGSSISAAWLYFITSSMENMVLSSIFEAFSSIGISLTYCITVELFPTEYRGMAASIGTMFGKIGALLGNILIGIFIDAHCIVPIFVSSSFLIISALLVITLPKTGRINVIITDGVL
- the LOC132930502 gene encoding synaptic vesicle glycoprotein 2C-like isoform X2 — its product is MVGFGYFHYYILFICGSLYIAVAFSVTSISFIIPSAQCDFHMTSSHKGFLNGAMMIGMLIGSFIWGYVADSKGRRFTLIICMLMDGLFNILSSVSQIYSIFLICRLLSGFGVSGSTALFSYLVEFLNIKYREKFLSWMEMFWTSGMILLPCVAWIIIPQTFRIENEYILFKSWNLFVIMCSLPSITLAFLLMKMPESPKFLLSQGKHKETINCLKFVHRWNSNSGDKFPVSSIIMPSSNNKLNNGFFDGLYKSTIDLFTSKFKIIAIVTCIIHFCATTSYYMLILWFPELMNRFRWYETYSDFQNKTSMCEIVSMYKVGPEVNDLKCDDHIDQSVYMNIMIIGIACIPTSLVVPLFINKLGLRFFTVVSFFGSSISAAWLYFITSSMENMVLSSIFEAFSSIGISLTYCITVELFPTEYRGMAASIGTMFGKIGALLGNILIGIFIDAHCIVPIFVSSSFLIISALLVITLPKTGRINVIITDGVL